GCTCCAACGAGTCGAGCAGCGCCGCCGCGACTGCGGGCGATGGCAGCCCGGCGTCGGCGGTGAGCTCGGGGTCGAGCGGCACGGCCATCTCCGCGCGCAGCACGGCCAGCGCCTGCCGCCGGGCCTCCCGAAGGCCGGCGCGTTCCTCCTCGGACAGCCTGGGCGTGGCCCACGCGTCGATGTCCCAGGACAGGCCCGCGTGGCGCGTCTCGTCCTCCGCGATACGCACCATGGCTTCGCGGATCTCCGCATCCTCCGCGTGCAGCGCCTGATGGTGGGCCAGCAGCGCGCTGTAGGTCTCCCGCACGCACCCCTCCACGGCGTTGTCGAGCAGCACCTCGCGCAAGGACCTCAACGGCACGTCGGCCACGGAGGGCTCAGGAGGCTCGGCCCCGAAGCGACGCGCGAGCCGGGTGGTGACCTCCGCGTGCCGGACCTCGTCCTCCGCGCTGGCGAACGCCGCGTCCTGCAATGCCTGACCCGCACCGTGCAGGGCCAGTTCCTCGCGCAGGCGCAGGAAGGCGTGGATGGACGCAGCCTCCAGACGAGCGGCATTGGCGAACCAGGTGCCCCGGGCGTCCTCGTGGCTTTCAGCCCGTGACTCCTGGAGCCCCACGGGCCTTCTGCCGGGGTAGCAGCCCGTGTCGCCGTACTTGACCTTGAAGGCTTTGTGCTCGACCACCTCTCCCGAGGATGAGATCCGCACCGGCTTCCGAGACATCCATGCCTGCTTCGCGTCACAATCAAGGCCCTGCTCCACCAGGACCGTGAAGCCCTCGTCGGGATTGACGCCGACCGATGAGGGGATCTCGGTAGAGGCGCAGACAGAGTGGCCGGCCGCGAATGCCAGGAATGCGGCCTCCTCCTCCCGGTCGATGGTGCCCAGCACCTGCCTGATCGAATCCCTCGTCCTGTAGATCCTCACGTCGTCGCCCCGGGTGGTCACCACGTAATGGGCAGTACATGTCGAAAGGGCGGCGCCATTACAGTCACCTCCAAAGCCTTTCATGCCTCCGTCGTCCAGCGACTGGAGGGCTTCCGTACAGGCCTCCTTGTTGGCGGCCGTCTCGCAAGCGTTTCCCGTGGAGAGGACGGGCGTGAAGCCGGGAATCCGCTTCTGCTCGAGGCGGGCGGGTTGCCCTCCATTCGGATGTCGAGGCTTGGATGTGTCGGCGACGAACTGCGAGGTGTACGAATACCGCCTCAACTCGACGAAGTCCGGCACGGGAACCATCCACGCCTTGTCGATGCCGGGGACCGCGGTGGAGTACCAGTGGTCTTCCCTCGGAGGAGACTCCACGCACCGGATCCGGCGATAGTTCGTCGCCAGGAGGCCCGTGGGCACGTCCGGCTTCACGTGCCGTTCGCCGTGACATCCGGCAATCACAAGCGGCGTGGCCAGTGATGCCTTCAATGCCCTGGTGAACAGCCGCCGCAATCGCTCCGCATTCAATGACGACCCCCGTGTCGGCAGCCCGGCCCCTGCGCTGTCCCCAAACCCTATCAAAGCGGCTCCGGACCGTGCCCAGGAAAAGCAGACGGGCGATGCACGCCGCAAAGCGTGCACCGCCCGTGGGGCCTCCCGAATGGACGCGGACTACGCGCCCGCGTACTTGCGGCGGAACTCGTGGATCTCCGCCAGCCGGAACGTGCCCGGCTCCGGGGCAATCGCCTCCGGCGCGTCGTAGGGCAGGTTCATCAGCCGCTCGTACTCCTCAATCGACACGCGCTCGCGCTTCGCCAGCACCGTGTCCAGGTCCGCGCGGGCCATGCGCTCCGCGGCCTTCTCCCCTACGACCCCGGAGTAGAACTCCGCGCAGGAGCCGCTGCCGTAGGACAAGAGGCCAATGCGCTGACCCGCCAGCGCCGCGCCCTCCGCGTGCAGCTGGCCCGCGAGCGCCAGGTACAGCGACGCCGTGTAGACGTTGCCCACCCGCGCGTTCAGCCCCAGCGACTTCGCCACCTGCGCGTCGTAGCTGGCCTGAGACTTAGCGGCCTCGTCGCGCGCCTCGGGCGTGGCCGGCCCGCTGCCCGAGTCCTCCAGGTCGCACAGCCGCACCTGCGCGTGCGCCTTGCGCGCCATCTTGCAGAAGGGCACGTGGTAGAGGATGCGCGAGAGCTGCTCGCTGGGCAGCTTCGAATCCCAGCGCACCAGGCCCTGCTCCATGGCGCGCTCGCGCCAGCCCCGGTACGCGCCCGCCATGGCGTCCAGGTAGCAGGTGATGGAGTAGTGCCCGTCCACCAGCGCCTCGCGCCGGCCCACCGGTCGCCAGAAGTCGTACACGTCCGCGGTGCTCACGCCGTTGAGCCCCACGTCCACCGCCAAGAGGTCCGGCGTCTCCGACACCAGCAGCGCCACCGCGCCGCCGCCCTGCGTGGGCTCGCCCGCCGTCTTCAGGCCGTAGCGCGCGATGTCCGTGCACACCACCAGCGCGGAGCGGCCCGCGGCGGCGCCGGACGCAATCCACTCCACCGCCGCCATCAGGCCCGCCGTGCCGCCGTAGCACGCGTGCTGCGAGTCGAACGTGCGCATGCCGCGCGGCAGCTTCAAGAGGCCGTGCACGTGCGACGCGATGGGCTTGGAATGGTCCACGCCCGTCTCCGTGCCCACCACCAGCATGCCCAGCTTGGACGTGTCCACGCCCTGCTGCTGGATGAGGCGCGCGGCCGCCGTGGCCGCCAGCGACACGGAGTCCTCACCCGGGTCGTTGACCGCCATCTCCTTCGCGCCCAGGCCTGCGGTGAACTTCGCCGGGTCCACGCCGCGCGCCCGCGCCAGGTCCTCGATGTCCACGTACCGCCGGGGGACCGCCACCGCCAGCGCTTCGATTCCAACCCGCTTCTTCATGGGGAGCTCCTCAAAATCAAAAGGTCACGAATCCAGACGGCCTCACGCCGCGGGGGGCACCAGCACCAGCCGGCCCGCCACTTCCCGGTTCTCCAGGCGGAAGTGCGCGCGGCTCGCATCCGCCAGCGCCACCTCTTCCGACACGAAGGGGCGGATGAGGCCCTTGGCCGTCAGCCGCAGCGACTCGTCCAGCTCCTCGCGCGTCGTCGCGTACGCGCCCAGGATCTCCAGCTCCTTCACGATGACCAGGCCCGGGTTGAGGTTCACCACCCCCGACTCCAGGTTGCCCACCACCACCACGCGTCCGCCGGGTGCCATGGCCTTGAGCGTCTGGTCGAACGTGGCGCTGCCGACAATTTCCACCGCCACGTCCACACCCTGGCCCTGCGTGCGCTTGCGCGCCTCCGACCCGAAGTCCAGGCCGCGCGAGACAATCACCTCGTCCGCGCCGGCCTCCTTGAGGGCCGCGACCTTCGCTTCGCCGGACGTGATGGCGATGACGCGCGCCCCGTCCACCTTCGCCAGCTGCACGGCCGCCAGGCCCACGCCGCCGCTGGCGCCGGTGATCAGCACCGTCTCACCGGCCTTCACCTTCGCCCGCGTGCGCAGCGTGTGCACGGCGGTGCCCAGCGTGCAGCACACCGTCGCGGCCACCGCCCAGGGCAGGTCGGACGGCACGCGGCCCAGGCCTCGCACCGGGGCCACCATGAACTGCGCGTAGCCGCCCTGGAGCTCCTCGCCGAAGAAGCGATTGTCCGTCTTGCACAGGCTGTTGCGGCCGGAGAGGCACAGCGCGCACTCGCCGCAGGACATGCGCTGCAGCGTCGCCGCGCGGTCGCCCACCTTCCAGCCCACCGTGTCCGGGCCCACCTCCACCACCTCGCCCGCGGCCTCGTGCCCCAGGATGGCGGGCACGTGCGTGCGAGGCAGGTTGCCGCGGCGGTTGATGACGTCGTGGTAGCAGACGCCGCACGCGTGGACCTTCAGCAGCACCTCGCCCTTGCCCGGCCGGGGAACCGGCACGGTCTCCAGACGCAGGTTCTCTGCACTCCCGAACTGGCGAAGAACGACAGCTTCCATGCGGTGCCTCTTTTCCGTGCTGCTTGAAGGTTGGGGGAGATGTGTTTTCAGCCGCCGACGAGCGCGTCGCGCAGGTTGCGGGGGTCCAGCGCGCGGATGGCCGACACCGTGCGCGCGTCCGGAAGGGAGGTGACGGGCAGGGCGTCCGGCACCGCGAACTCGAAGCCGGTCCGCTCGGAGATGCCGTCCACCGTGGCCCAGGGGTGACGCGCCAACAGCCGCGCCCCATGGGGTCCGCCCAGCTCATACGTGCCCAGGTCGGAGATGAGCCGCACCGGACGGCTGGGGTCGCGCGTCGTGGCCACCTGGACCTGGGGGACGAGGTTGCGGCGCGACTGCCGGGGCACCAGCAGCACCGGGTTCTTCACCCACTGGCGCAGCGTGGCCGCGCCCGCCACGCCGGGGAACTTGGTGCGCGGCTTGTCCAGGCTGCCGGACGCCGTCATGTTGGTGCGGCCCGCCGGATCCACCTCCGCCGCGCCAAAGAAGACCGTGTCCACCCGGCCGCGCCGGGC
This DNA window, taken from Corallococcus coralloides DSM 2259, encodes the following:
- a CDS encoding ferritin-like domain-containing protein, with the translated sequence MVPVPDFVELRRYSYTSQFVADTSKPRHPNGGQPARLEQKRIPGFTPVLSTGNACETAANKEACTEALQSLDDGGMKGFGGDCNGAALSTCTAHYVVTTRGDDVRIYRTRDSIRQVLGTIDREEEAAFLAFAAGHSVCASTEIPSSVGVNPDEGFTVLVEQGLDCDAKQAWMSRKPVRISSSGEVVEHKAFKVKYGDTGCYPGRRPVGLQESRAESHEDARGTWFANAARLEAASIHAFLRLREELALHGAGQALQDAAFASAEDEVRHAEVTTRLARRFGAEPPEPSVADVPLRSLREVLLDNAVEGCVRETYSALLAHHQALHAEDAEIREAMVRIAEDETRHAGLSWDIDAWATPRLSEEERAGLREARRQALAVLRAEMAVPLDPELTADAGLPSPAVAAALLDSLEQSLWT
- a CDS encoding hydroxymethylglutaryl-CoA synthase family protein, with the translated sequence MKKRVGIEALAVAVPRRYVDIEDLARARGVDPAKFTAGLGAKEMAVNDPGEDSVSLAATAAARLIQQQGVDTSKLGMLVVGTETGVDHSKPIASHVHGLLKLPRGMRTFDSQHACYGGTAGLMAAVEWIASGAAAGRSALVVCTDIARYGLKTAGEPTQGGGAVALLVSETPDLLAVDVGLNGVSTADVYDFWRPVGRREALVDGHYSITCYLDAMAGAYRGWRERAMEQGLVRWDSKLPSEQLSRILYHVPFCKMARKAHAQVRLCDLEDSGSGPATPEARDEAAKSQASYDAQVAKSLGLNARVGNVYTASLYLALAGQLHAEGAALAGQRIGLLSYGSGSCAEFYSGVVGEKAAERMARADLDTVLAKRERVSIEEYERLMNLPYDAPEAIAPEPGTFRLAEIHEFRRKYAGA
- a CDS encoding zinc-binding dehydrogenase — its product is MEAVVLRQFGSAENLRLETVPVPRPGKGEVLLKVHACGVCYHDVINRRGNLPRTHVPAILGHEAAGEVVEVGPDTVGWKVGDRAATLQRMSCGECALCLSGRNSLCKTDNRFFGEELQGGYAQFMVAPVRGLGRVPSDLPWAVAATVCCTLGTAVHTLRTRAKVKAGETVLITGASGGVGLAAVQLAKVDGARVIAITSGEAKVAALKEAGADEVIVSRGLDFGSEARKRTQGQGVDVAVEIVGSATFDQTLKAMAPGGRVVVVGNLESGVVNLNPGLVIVKELEILGAYATTREELDESLRLTAKGLIRPFVSEEVALADASRAHFRLENREVAGRLVLVPPAA
- a CDS encoding CoA-transferase subunit beta, whose protein sequence is MTTTTVDATPAETVVSLLAREIEEGSVVATGVASPLVILAIAVARATHAPGLTYLACVGSLDPALPELFPSSEDLRYLDGRSAEVSIADLFDHARRGRVDTVFFGAAEVDPAGRTNMTASGSLDKPRTKFPGVAGAATLRQWVKNPVLLVPRQSRRNLVPQVQVATTRDPSRPVRLISDLGTYELGGPHGARLLARHPWATVDGISERTGFEFAVPDALPVTSLPDARTVSAIRALDPRNLRDALVGG